From the genome of Pseudomonas sp. PDM14:
ATCTGTTGCGGTGCGCCGCCGCGCAACTCGACCGCGCGGTCAGCGTGCCCTGGCCCTACCAGCCGGACTACCGCGCCAATGCGTTGCTACGGGTGATCACCGGGGGCGATGCCGCGCAGTTCGCCGACGATCAGCTGCAGCGCTTCTTCACCCAGCGCTGGCAGCTCAGCCCGCAGTCCGACCGCATGGGCGCGCGGCTCAAGGGCGAGGCGATCCAGGCGCCTGTGCGTCAGTGGTCGCTGGGCGTCACCCGCGGGGCGGTCCAGATCCCGCCGGATGGTCAGCCGATCATCCTGCAGGCCGATCACCAGAGCATGGGCGGTTACCCGTTGCTCGGCTGCCTGCACCCGCTCGACCTCAGCCGCCTGGCGCAGTGCACGGCGCAGCAGACGCTGAGCTTCACCCCGATCAGCGTCAGCGATGCGCAGGACGAGTTGCGCGTGTTCTACCGCTTCTTTGGTCGCTGAAACGGAACCGTTTTTGTAGGGCGCGCCGATTGTTGCCGGCAACGCGGCGACTGGATGTGAGTTGCCGGTGTGGCTCAACGGTGCGCGCGGCGCACCCTACGAAACGCTTGTCTCCAGCCGCGGCGTCGCCGCCAGCAGCTTCTGCGTGTAGGGGTGCTGCGGGCGTTCGCAGACCTGCTCGGCGCTGCCCTGTTCGACGGCGATGCCACGGTGCAGGACCAGCACCTGGTCGGCGATCTGCCGGACCACCGTCAGGTTGTGCGAGATGAACACGTAGGCGGTGCCAAACTCGGCCTGCAGCGCGTGGAACAGTTCGAGCACCTGGGCCTGGATCGACACGTCCAGGGCTGAGGTCGGCTCGTCTGCCACCAGGATCTTCGGCTGCAGCATCATCGCCCGGGCAATGGCGATGCGCTGGCGCTGGCCACCGGAGAACATGTGCGGGTAGCGCTCGGCGTGCTCGGCGGCGAGGCCGACACGCTGCAGCATCTGCGTGACCCGTTGCTGGCGCTGGGCGCGGTCGAGGTCGGTGTTGAGCAGCAGCGGCTCGGCCAGTTGCGTGCCGATGGTCTGCCGCGGGTTGAGTGAGGCGAAGGGGTTCTGGAAGACCATCTGCACCTCGCGGCGCAGCTGCTTGCGCGCGGCACCGTCGAGTGTGGCGACATCCCGTCCGGCGATCTGCAGGGTGCCGCCGTCGGCGTGTTCGATCTGCGTGAGCAGGCGCGCCAGGGTCGACTTGCCACTGCCGGATTCGCCGATCACCGCCAGGGTGCGCCCGGCATGCAGGGTGAAGCTGACCTCGCTCAGTGCCTGCAGCTGCGTGGGGCGGCGTAGCCAGCCGCGGGTCAGCGCGTAGTGCCGTGACAGGCCGTTGGCACTCAGCAGCAGCGCGCTGTCGCCGCTCGGGCGTGGCCGTGGCGGATGGTTTTCCGGCAGGGCGGCGAGCAGTTGACGGGTGTAGGCGTGCTGCGGCTGGTGCAGCACCTGGGCGACGGGGCCGTGCTCGACCAACCGGCCGTGCTGCATCACGCAGACGCGGCTGGCAGTCTGCGCGACCAGGGCCAGGTCGTGGCTGATCAGGATCAGCGCCATGCCGCGCTCGCGCTGCAGGTCGAGCAGCAGCTGGATGATCTGCGCCTGGGTGGTGACGTCGAGTGCGGTGGTCGGTTCGTCGGCGATCAGCAGGTGCGGGCCGCCGGCCAGGGCGATGGCGATCGCCACGCGTTGCGCCATGCCGCCGGAGAGCTGGTGCGGGTAAGCGCGCAGGCGCGCTTGCGGCTGCGGGATCTGCACCTGCTCCAGCAGTTCGATGGCCCGCTGGCGCGCGGCGCGACCGCGCAGGCCGAGGTGCTGGCGCAGCACTTCGCCGAGCTGGTAGCCGATGCTCAGCGCTGGGTTGAGGGCGTTGAGCGGGTCCTGGAAGACCAGGCCGATGTGCTTGCCGAGCAGGCGTCGGCGCGCGCTGGCGCTCAGGCGCTGCAGGTCCTGCCCGGCGAAGCGCAGGGTGTCCGCTGCGACCTGGCCGGGGGCGTCGACCAGGCCGAGCAGGGCGAGCATGCTCAGCGACTTGCCCGAGCCGGATTCACCGACCAGGCCGAGGATTTCGCCGGGCTGCAGATCGAGGTCGAGGCCGTCGACCACCGCGCGCGAGCCGAAGTGCACGCGCAGGTTGCGCAGGGTCAGGAGGCTGTCGGTCTTGCTCATGTCAGCCCACCTGCTTGAGTTTCGGGTCGAGGGCATCGCGCAGGCCGTCGCCGATCAGGTTCAGCGACAGCACGGTCAACAGAATCGCCAGGCCGGGCAGGGTCACCACCCACCAGGCGCTGTCCATGTAGTCGCGTGCGGCGGCGAGCATGCTGCCCCACTCGGGCGTTGGCGGTTGCACGCCGAGGCCGAGAAAGCCCAGGGCGGCGGCGTCGAGAATCGCCGCGGAAAAGCTCAGGCTGGCCTGCACGATCAGCGGTGCCAGGCAATTGGGCAGCACGCTGATGAACATCAGCCGCCAGGTGCCGGCGCCGGCCAGGCGCGCGGCGGTGACGTAGTCGCGTTGCAGCTCGCCGAGCACCGCGGCGCGGGTCAGGCGCACGTAGGCCGGCAGCGAGACGATGGCGATGGCGAACACGGTGTTGAGCAGGCCGGGGCCGAGGATCGCCACCACCGCGACTGCCAGCAGCAGCGCCGGCAGGGCCAGCATGATGTCCGTCAGGCGCATCAGCGCTGGGCCGAGCAGGCGCGGGTAGAAACCGGCGAGCAGGCCGAACAGCACGCCGGGCAACAGCGACAGCACCACCGAGGCCAGGCCGATCAGCAGCGACAGGCGTGCGCCGTGCAGCAGGCGCGAGAGCAGGTCGCGGCCGGCTTCGTCGGTGCCGAGCAGGAACGGCCAGTGACCGCCGTCCAGCCACAGTGGCGGCACGAGAACGAACTCGCGCTGCTGCTGGTCCGGGGCGAACGGCGCCAGCCAGGGCGCGAGCAGCGCGCCGATGATCAGCAGAACCATGAACAGCAAGCCGGCCAGGGCGGCGCGGTTTTGCCTAAAGGCGCGCCAGAACTCGGCGAAGGGCGAGGGCGGGCGATGCACGAGGGCGAGCGTGGCGTCGTTCATGGCTTACCCCTGCCGATGGCGGATGCGTGGGTTGGCCAGGCCATACAGCAGGTCCACGGTGAAGTTGCTGAGGATAACCAGGCAGGCGATCAGCAGGATGCCGCTCTGCACCACCGGGTAGTCGCGGGCGCCGATGGCCTCGATCAGCCACTTGCCGATGCCCGGCCAGGAGAACAGGGTTTCGGTGAGCACCGCGCCGCCGAGCAGGGTGCCGACCTGCAGGCCGAATACTGTCAGCACCGGCACCCAGGCGTTGCGCAGGGCGTGTACCAGCACCACCCGCGCCGGCGACAGACCGCGCGCGCGGGCGCTGCGGATGTAGTCCTCGCGCATCACTTCGAGCATCGCCGAGCGGGTCATCCGCGCGATCACCGCCAGGGGAATGGTGCCGAGCACGATGGCCGGCAGCAGCAGGTGGTGCAGGGCGTCGAGCACCGCGCCGCGCTGGCCGCTGAGCCAGGCGTCGATCAGCATGAAGCCGGTGACCGGTTCGATGTCGAAGCGGATCAGGTCGGTGCGCCCGGACACCGGCGTCCAGCCGAGGCCGACCGAGAACAGCAGGATCAGCATCAGCCCCCACCAGAAGATCGGCATCGAGTAGCCGGTCAGGGCCAGGCCCATCACGCCGTGGTCGAGGGTCTTGCCGCGGCGCAGGGCCGCGATGATGCCGGCGGGCAGGCCGAGCAGGGTGGCGAACAGCAGGGCGGCCAGCGCCAGTTCGGCGGTGGCGGGAAACAGCGCGAGGAATTCGTCCCACACCGCTTCGCGGCTGCGCAGCGAATGGCCAAGGTCGCCACTGAGCACGTCACCGAGGTAGTGCAGGTACTGCTCGGGCAGCGGCCGGTCGAGGCCAAGCTCCTTGAGGGCGGCGGCATGGCGTTCCGGGCTGAGGCCGCGTTCGCCCATCATCACGTCCACCGGGTCACCATCGACCAGACGGATCAGGCCGAACGTCAGCAGGGTGACGCCGATCAGGGTGGGCAGCAGCAGGCCCAGGCGACGAGCGAGGAATGACAGCACGCGCGGTGACTCCGAGCAGGGGAGGCCGCAGTGTAAAGGGTTGCGCGGAGTTTGCGGTATGTCTGGCGGGGCTGCCCGGGCCGCGAAGGCACCGGGCAGGGTGGGGCGCTTACTGCATCTGCACTTCGATCACGCCATCGGCGGCCATCGTCACGCGGCTGGTGCCGGCTTCGATCTGCTGTGCCGGCGCGCTGCCCTTGCTGAAGGCGCTGTCCATGGCCATGGCGCGCATCATCACCGGCTGGAAACCGCCGCTGTTGAAATTCAGGCTGACCAGCTTGTAGCTCTTGCCACCAACAGCCTCAGTGGCCAGTTGTGCGCGGGCCTTGAACGCGGCCGCGGCTTCCTTGATCAGTGCGTCTTCGCTCTGCTTGCGGCTGGCGTCGGCGACGGCGAAGTTCATCTCGCCGACCTTCAGCTCGCCGAGCAGGTCGGCGGTGAGTTGCGACAGGGCGGCGAAGTCGGCGCTTTCCAGGCGCACTTCGGCGCGCTCGCGCCAGGCGCTGATCTTGCTGCCTTCGTCCTCGTAGACCGGGTAGCTGTTGCGGCTGCCCAGGCTGACGCTGACGCCCTTGACCTTGCGCGCCTGCTCCAGCGCCTTGTTCAGGGTGGTGGTGATACCGGCGGCGAGCTTGGCCGGGTCCTTGTCCTGGGCTTCGCTGTAGAGGGTCACGAGCATGCGGTCGTGGGCCACTTCCTGGCTGACTTCGGCGCGCAGGGAAACCTGGTTGTAACGAACGTCCTCGGCCTGGGCCGGGAGGCTGGCCAGCGTTGCGCAGCCCAGGGTGAGGGCGATGGCAAGGCGGTTGAATGCGTGCATGGAAACTCCTTCGTGGGGGATTGCCGGGTGATTGTCGGGCATTCGGCTGGCGGCCGGATACCCGCGGACAGTGGTGTAGACGTGGCGTTGTGACTGTTCGGGTTAAGCCCGGTTCCGGTTTCTGCAAAAAAGCCTGGGCAGCATAAGGGCTGCGGCCAGTTGCCGCATGGGAGCGGTCACGGGCAGTGGCTGGTTATACTCGGCGCAATCCGTCGGAGTCGCCATGTACGCGCCTGTTCAACTGTTTTCCGCGAGCCGCCAGAACCTCTGGCGCCTGACCCTGATCCGCCTGCTGGTCCTGGCTGCCCAGGCCGGCTCCGTGGGTATCGCCTATCTGTCCGACATCCTGCCGCTGCCCTGGCTGGCACTGAGCGTCGTGCTCGGCATCTCCGCCGGGCTGACCCTGCTGACCCTGCTGCGCCTGCGCGCGCCGTGGCCGGTGACCGAACTGGAGTACGCGGTACAGCTGGCCTGCGACCTGGTCATCCACAGCGTGCTGCTGTACTTCTCCGGCGGCTCGACCAACCCGTTCGTGTCCTACTACCTGGTGCCGCTGACCATCGCCGCGGCGACGCTGCCGTGGTTCTACTCGATGTTCCTCAGCGGCCTGGCCCTGACCGGCTACACCGCGCTGCTGA
Proteins encoded in this window:
- a CDS encoding biotin-dependent carboxyltransferase family protein; its protein translation is MSGLRVLRPGPLSLLQDGGRHGWQHLGVSPSGPLDLHAAAWANRLLNNAWGTPLLEIALGDVELQAEVDTWLALTGADLPATLDGQPLPRWSRFAMRAGQRLRLGFARSGQRAYLAVAGGFVATPVLGSVSTQVREGLGGLHGQGGALQAGDLLRCAAAQLDRAVSVPWPYQPDYRANALLRVITGGDAAQFADDQLQRFFTQRWQLSPQSDRMGARLKGEAIQAPVRQWSLGVTRGAVQIPPDGQPIILQADHQSMGGYPLLGCLHPLDLSRLAQCTAQQTLSFTPISVSDAQDELRVFYRFFGR
- a CDS encoding ABC transporter ATP-binding protein, translated to MSKTDSLLTLRNLRVHFGSRAVVDGLDLDLQPGEILGLVGESGSGKSLSMLALLGLVDAPGQVAADTLRFAGQDLQRLSASARRRLLGKHIGLVFQDPLNALNPALSIGYQLGEVLRQHLGLRGRAARQRAIELLEQVQIPQPQARLRAYPHQLSGGMAQRVAIAIALAGGPHLLIADEPTTALDVTTQAQIIQLLLDLQRERGMALILISHDLALVAQTASRVCVMQHGRLVEHGPVAQVLHQPQHAYTRQLLAALPENHPPRPRPSGDSALLLSANGLSRHYALTRGWLRRPTQLQALSEVSFTLHAGRTLAVIGESGSGKSTLARLLTQIEHADGGTLQIAGRDVATLDGAARKQLRREVQMVFQNPFASLNPRQTIGTQLAEPLLLNTDLDRAQRQQRVTQMLQRVGLAAEHAERYPHMFSGGQRQRIAIARAMMLQPKILVADEPTSALDVSIQAQVLELFHALQAEFGTAYVFISHNLTVVRQIADQVLVLHRGIAVEQGSAEQVCERPQHPYTQKLLAATPRLETSVS
- a CDS encoding ABC transporter permease subunit; the encoded protein is MNDATLALVHRPPSPFAEFWRAFRQNRAALAGLLFMVLLIIGALLAPWLAPFAPDQQQREFVLVPPLWLDGGHWPFLLGTDEAGRDLLSRLLHGARLSLLIGLASVVLSLLPGVLFGLLAGFYPRLLGPALMRLTDIMLALPALLLAVAVVAILGPGLLNTVFAIAIVSLPAYVRLTRAAVLGELQRDYVTAARLAGAGTWRLMFISVLPNCLAPLIVQASLSFSAAILDAAALGFLGLGVQPPTPEWGSMLAAARDYMDSAWWVVTLPGLAILLTVLSLNLIGDGLRDALDPKLKQVG
- a CDS encoding ABC transporter permease subunit produces the protein MLSFLARRLGLLLPTLIGVTLLTFGLIRLVDGDPVDVMMGERGLSPERHAAALKELGLDRPLPEQYLHYLGDVLSGDLGHSLRSREAVWDEFLALFPATAELALAALLFATLLGLPAGIIAALRRGKTLDHGVMGLALTGYSMPIFWWGLMLILLFSVGLGWTPVSGRTDLIRFDIEPVTGFMLIDAWLSGQRGAVLDALHHLLLPAIVLGTIPLAVIARMTRSAMLEVMREDYIRSARARGLSPARVVLVHALRNAWVPVLTVFGLQVGTLLGGAVLTETLFSWPGIGKWLIEAIGARDYPVVQSGILLIACLVILSNFTVDLLYGLANPRIRHRQG
- a CDS encoding SIMPL domain-containing protein (The SIMPL domain is named for its presence in mouse protein SIMPL (signalling molecule that associates with mouse pelle-like kinase). Bacterial member BP26, from Brucella, was shown to assemble into a channel-like structure, while YggE from E. coli has been associated with resistance to oxidative stress.) yields the protein MHAFNRLAIALTLGCATLASLPAQAEDVRYNQVSLRAEVSQEVAHDRMLVTLYSEAQDKDPAKLAAGITTTLNKALEQARKVKGVSVSLGSRNSYPVYEDEGSKISAWRERAEVRLESADFAALSQLTADLLGELKVGEMNFAVADASRKQSEDALIKEAAAAFKARAQLATEAVGGKSYKLVSLNFNSGGFQPVMMRAMAMDSAFSKGSAPAQQIEAGTSRVTMAADGVIEVQMQ